A genomic stretch from Hemicordylus capensis ecotype Gifberg chromosome 5, rHemCap1.1.pri, whole genome shotgun sequence includes:
- the DCLRE1C gene encoding protein artemis isoform X3: protein MFLFQGENGTVLYTGDFRLAKGEVARMELLHSGSRVKDIQSVYLDTTFCDPKFYQIPSREECMKGILELVRSWITLSPYHVVWLNCKAAYGYEYLFTNLSEELGMKVHVNKLDMFKNMPEILYHVTSNRHTQIHACRHPRDDELFRGKRLPCGMTSQNGKQLHIISVKPSTMWFGERTRKTNVIVRTGESSYRACFSFHSSYSEIQDFLSYISPVNVYPNVIPVGATEDRVMGILKPLCRLYSKNNKPQYMPLGALKRAKVMDITDTGGGGDNLFDSELISIRRKIPREITPSENKSFPEVHQENNNKITSYKATSMPTSLKVDFIECEESNGEDEEEEEEPEEEVVLEEVISHSADSTAVLQNPEGSIHSEPTCKQNRNQQQSNPDMPIWDTFFKRPMEDTDASEQDSCPAPTDSAEPQSPNLYSDDEDFSDSTHISSPNSSQSTHISEQGSQGWDSQIDTVLISSQERRNLDFSPLKRGTDRAVFYACLPAGGNKTDMQCCKPLDCSASCTNPKFECKAQAAGAAVGTPAHSVQADTTNEKCQLEEQSGTSNPEIQVDSQSSSDSEISSTPEVETPKPEQLCSLYKKLAAGEKIY, encoded by the exons GTTTCTGTTCCAAGGTGAAAATGGCACTGTGTTGTATACTGGCGATTTCAGGCTTGCAAAAGGAGAGGTGGCCAGAATGGAACTTTTGCATTCAGGGAGCAG AGTGAAAGACATCCAGAGTGTATATTTAGATACCACTTTCTGTGATCCCAAATTTTATCAGATACCAAGCAGG GAAGAATGTATGAAGGGTATATTAGAGTTAGTACGAAGCTGGATCACTCTAAGTCCTTATCATGTGGTATGGCTGAACTGCAAAGCAGCTTATGGATATGAGTATTTATTCACAAATCTCAGTGAGGAGCTTGGAATGAAG GTGCACGTGAACAAATTGGACATGTTTAAAAACATGCCAGAAATCCTCTACCACGTCACTTCAAATCGGCACACTCAGATTCATGCATGTCGCCATCCAAGG GATGATGAACTTTTCCGAGGGAAGAGGTTGCCCTGTGGAATGACTTCCCAGAATGGAAAGCAGTTGCACATAATTAGCGTCAAGCCATCCACAATGTGGTTTGGAGAAAGGACAAGGAAAACCAACGTAATAGTGAG GACAGGGGAGAGTTCATACAGAGCTTGCTTCTCATTTCACTCTTCTTACAGTGAG ATTCAGGATTTCTTAAGTTATATTAGTCCAGTGAATGTATATCCCAATGTAATTCCAGTGGGCGCAACAGAAGACAGAGTTATGGGAAT CTTAAAGCCATTATGCAGATTgtacagcaaaaacaacaagCCACAGTATATGCCACTTGGAGCCCTGAAGAGAGCTAAAGTCATGGACATAACAGACACTG gtggtggtggtgataatcTCTTTGATTCAGAATTGATTTCTATACGACGGAAGATTCCAAGAGAGATCACACCATCTGAGAACAAATCTTTTCCTGAAGTCCATCAagaaaacaataacaaaataacAAGCTATAAGGCAACTTCCATGCCTACCTCTTTGAAGGTAGACTTCATAGAGTGTGAGGAATCCAATGGTgaagatgaggaggaagaggaggaaccaGAGGAAGAGGTGGTTCTAGAGGAAGTTATCTCCCATAGTGCAGACTCCACTGCTGTGTTGCAGAATCCAGAAGGATCAATCCACTCTGAGCCCACTTGCAAGCAAAATAGGAATCAGCAGCAGTCTAATCCAGATATGCCAATATGGGATACTTTTTTTAAGCGTCCTATGGAAGATACAGATGCTTCTGAACAGGACAGCTGTCCAGCCCCCACAGATTCCGCAGAGCCTCAGTCTCCAAACCTTTACAGTGATGATGAAGATTTTAGTGATTCTACTCATATTTCCTCTCCTAACTCTTCTCAGTCAACACACATATCTGAGCAAGGTAGTCAGGGCTGGGACAGCCAGATCGACACTGTGCTCATCTCTTCACAAGAACGCAGGAATCTTGATTTTAGCCCTTTGAAGAGGGGAACAGACAGAGCAGTGTTTTATGCTTGTCTCCCTGCTGGGGGAAACAAAACTGACATGCAGTGTTGCAAGCCTTTGGACTGCAGTGCATCTTGTACAAATCCTAAATTTGAGTGCAAAGCccaagcagcaggagcagcagtagGTACTCCAGCACACAGTGTGCAAGCTGATACAACCAATGAGAAGTGCCAATTGGAAGAGCAGTCTGGGACATCCAATCCTGAAATCCAGGTGGACTCGCAGAGCAGTTCCGACTCTGAAATCTCTTCAACCCCTGAGGTGGAGACCCCTAAACCAGAGCAGCTGTGTAGTTTGTACAAGAAGCTGGCAGCAGGGGAAAAGATATACTGA